From the genome of Mycobacterium dioxanotrophicus, one region includes:
- a CDS encoding PE-PPE domain-containing protein, producing MRVFIRSVLVALLVVSAAVLLALTATMTSVFTLTAASNYIIRGTEYAQPFCRPYCGTLDTPQQNIDLATPYIDATVPSAAAQPNVFVNYPASFWPFSVGYFHAMTYDDAVALGVAALPSPGTISSGSVIFGYSQGANVATQYKRSFNQYWANNPGTPPAVSFVLIGNGNRPNGGALERFNGLYIPGLDFTFSGATPTTTAGAAPGQITTYDIAQQYDGFADFPTNPLNPFAMANAAAGLVLVHPNYQNVDPNSAVYQGTQGDTAYYLIPTYPVPLLMPIANIPGAGPIIADTLDPVMRVLIESGYNRTINPGQPTPANIFYFPNPVKFAAALAVAIPTGLFIGLEDLTGERTPGTPPAYVQGQGAYGIFGPPVTLPNQPPPPVPLSQVMASTQVPSGQSSTSAPNPTESQQVADTQTAAPTTDTGTPESSTPPADTTSQPVLNKSILTPLLPAVNKPKLNVVRGATTGKSGLTTGVQSTVSSVKGVVTKTITSIVKALGTKPPAAQAHTGSADTSSAGAAG from the coding sequence ATGCGCGTCTTCATTCGGTCAGTCCTGGTGGCACTGTTGGTCGTTTCAGCCGCGGTCCTGCTGGCCCTCACCGCCACGATGACCTCGGTGTTCACCCTCACCGCGGCATCGAACTACATCATCAGGGGCACCGAGTACGCCCAACCGTTCTGCAGACCCTATTGCGGCACGCTCGACACGCCGCAACAGAATATCGACCTGGCGACGCCATACATCGATGCCACTGTCCCGTCAGCGGCTGCGCAGCCGAATGTATTCGTCAACTATCCCGCGAGTTTCTGGCCGTTCTCAGTGGGCTACTTCCACGCCATGACTTACGACGACGCCGTGGCCCTCGGCGTCGCGGCATTACCGTCACCCGGAACCATCAGTTCCGGAAGTGTGATCTTCGGATACTCACAGGGCGCGAATGTCGCGACGCAGTACAAGCGGAGCTTCAATCAATACTGGGCCAACAATCCGGGGACGCCGCCTGCGGTCAGTTTCGTTCTGATCGGCAACGGCAACCGGCCCAACGGTGGTGCGCTGGAACGCTTCAACGGGCTCTACATCCCTGGCCTGGACTTCACCTTCAGCGGCGCCACGCCCACGACGACCGCCGGTGCCGCGCCGGGCCAGATCACGACTTACGACATCGCCCAGCAGTACGACGGCTTCGCCGACTTCCCGACCAACCCACTGAATCCGTTCGCCATGGCGAACGCCGCGGCCGGTCTGGTCCTGGTGCACCCCAACTATCAGAACGTCGACCCGAACAGTGCCGTTTACCAGGGGACCCAAGGCGATACGGCCTATTACCTGATTCCCACCTACCCGGTGCCGCTGCTCATGCCCATCGCGAACATTCCGGGAGCGGGCCCGATCATCGCCGACACATTGGACCCCGTGATGCGGGTGCTCATCGAATCCGGCTACAACCGCACGATAAACCCAGGGCAGCCGACGCCCGCGAACATCTTCTACTTCCCGAATCCCGTGAAGTTCGCGGCGGCCCTGGCCGTCGCCATCCCGACGGGCCTGTTCATCGGATTGGAAGATCTCACGGGGGAGCGCACACCGGGAACGCCGCCGGCATACGTGCAAGGGCAGGGCGCCTACGGCATCTTCGGTCCGCCGGTGACGCTACCGAACCAGCCTCCGCCACCCGTTCCGCTCTCCCAGGTCATGGCGTCAACGCAGGTGCCCAGCGGCCAATCATCCACATCCGCCCCGAATCCCACGGAATCGCAACAGGTTGCCGATACGCAGACCGCGGCACCGACCACCGATACCGGGACGCCCGAGAGCAGCACGCCGCCGGCCGACACGACCAGCCAGCCGGTGCTGAACAAATCGATTCTGACGCCGCTACTGCCGGCGGTGAACAAGCCGAAGTTGAATGTCGTGCGGGGCGCGACAACGGGCAAGTCAGGTTTGACGACCGGCGTCCAAAGCACCGTTTCATCGGTGAAAGGGGTTGTGACGAAAACGATCACGTCCATCGTAAAGGCGCTCGGCACGAAGCCGCCGGCGGCGCAGGCGCACACTGGTTCGGCGGATACAAGCTCTGCGGGGGCGGCGGGATAG